CCTTTGTCTAATTGTCTGCTCTATAACCCTAGGACCTGCAAAGCCAATCAATGCCTTTGGTTCAGCAATAATAACATCACCGAGAAATGCAAAGGAGGCAGAGACCCCTCCTGTGGTTGGATCTGTTAAAACAGAGATAAAAAAGCCACCCCTTTTCTTAAAAAGGAATATGGCACCCGCTGTTTTTGCCATTTGAAAAAGGGAAACCATACCCTCCTGCATCCTTGCACCGCCAGAACTAGAAAAAATAATAAGGGGAAGGGAAAGGAGAGAAGCCTTTTCTGTAAGCAAGGCTATTTTTTCGCCAACCACAGAGCCCATGCTCCCTCCCATAAAGGAAAAATCCATAATAGCAATAGCCACATTCCTTTTATCTATTTCTCCAAAGCCACAGACAATAGCATCAGAAAGCCCTGTTTCTTTCTCCGCCTCTTTAAGCCTTTCTTCATAGGGCTTTATATCCTTAAATTTTAAGAAATCCATAGGCAATATCTCAGAAAAATCCTCCTTGAATGACTTTTTATCAAGGATTATCTTTATCCTCTCCTTTGGTTTTAGCCTGAAATGAAAGTTGCATTTTGGACAGACGCAAAGGTTTCTTTCCAGCTCATTTTTATAAAGCAGATTAGAACAGCCCTCGCATTTTATCCAAAGCTCATTTGGAGGGTTAATTTGAGAGGGTTTAAAGGTAAGGGTTGTGTATTTTGGTTTTCTAAATAATGTCATTTAGAAAGAGAGAAGTTAAAAAAGTTTGTTGTCTCCGCGCTCACTATTATCTCTTTCTCATCATCCTTAAATCCAGAAAGACTTGCTTTTAATGTATGCCTTCCTGGGCTAATCGCAAATTCCCTGATTGGCGTCTTTCCTATTAGCCTTCCATCAAGGAATATATCAGCCTGCGATGGAATTGATGTAATAAAGCAATATCCAGGGCCTCCTCCTAGTGGTTGCTGTTTTGGCTTTTCTTTTATTACAGGAGGAAATTCTCTTTTTAGATAAGGCTCTTCTGGAAAAGAAGGGACAACAGGTGTTTCTAGCTTTACCTTCTCTTTAAAACTTTCAATCGCCCTTTTAAGCTCAAGGAGAGAAGCTGATTCTATTGTTTTTTCTTCTCTTTTTGCAGGTAGAGAAGGAACAATCCATTTTTCTTCCTTTATTTTATATGGAATAACCCCCTTTTCTTCCCTTTGACTTCCGACTCCCCAACCCCCTGACTCCCGACCCTCTAACCCTCTAACCCTCTGACCCTCTGACTTCTTCAAGGAGGCCATTATCCTTGTTCTCTGATTTGGTTCAACAAATGTTATCCCATTCCAATCAAAATAGCCATTTTTCTTTATGGTTATCCTGCAAGGCTTCCAGGGAAATATTGCCTTAAGGATAAGAGGGGTCTTTCCACAATTCCCGCCATTAAATAAAACACATCCTCCCCTTGGAATTGAATCAATAAAGATGCTTCCCAAAATAGGAGTAAGACACACAAAAACCGTCCTTGCCTCTTTTGGTTTTATCTCTATTATCTTTGCAAATTTAGAGAAACCATCCTTTTGCACCCTTATTGAATGTGTGCCCGATAAAAGGAAGTAAGGCATCTTGGCTATCCTGGCTCCATCAATGTATATTAGGGCATCTTTAGGCTCTGTTTTTACTATAACGCTCCCTGTGCCAGTTATAATTTCTTCCTTAATCTTTTCTTTTATCTCTGGCTCAAGGGTTGCTGTAATATCTATAGGCTTTCTTGAGGTAACACTAATTACACTTATATAAGGCTTAAAGCCCTCTTTTTCTATTCTTATATTATGGTCGCCAGATGAGAGCTTCTTAATGGTAATGGGTGTCTTTCCCTTAACAATATCATCAACAAATAAATCGCATTCACTTGGATTTGAGCTTACCCTGAGCTCACAGGATGGTTTAAATATTTTATTAACCAGATTAAGATTGACAAGGTTTATAATGGGCTTTAAGGAATCTTTCAAATAATTCTTCCCAAAATAGACCCCTCCTCCTATTATTCCACCAAGGAGACACCCAATAAGGACAATCTTAATAAGCCTTAAATCCTTTTTTGTTTTCTTTGGACGCTTTTCTAATATCTCTTCTTCAGGTGCTTCTGGTATCTCTGCAAATTCCTCTTCCTCTTCTTCCTCTACCTTAACAGGCTCTTTTGGCAAAGAAACGCCCTTTTCTTCTTCCTCCAGCTTTGCAAGCATTTCCTCTATTTTCTCATCAGAAGGCCTTATTTCTGGTTTTTCCTTTTCTGGATAGGGTTCTACTTCCTCCTTTTCAAAGGTCGGTATAGGCACCTCAAATGTTGGTTGTGGCTCTTCTTTAGGTTCCTCAAGGGTTGGTAAAGGGGGTTCTTTTTCTGTTA
This genomic window from bacterium contains:
- the accD gene encoding acetyl-CoA carboxylase, carboxyltransferase subunit beta, translated to MTLFRKPKYTTLTFKPSQINPPNELWIKCEGCSNLLYKNELERNLCVCPKCNFHFRLKPKERIKIILDKKSFKEDFSEILPMDFLKFKDIKPYEERLKEAEKETGLSDAIVCGFGEIDKRNVAIAIMDFSFMGGSMGSVVGEKIALLTEKASLLSLPLIIFSSSGGARMQEGMVSLFQMAKTAGAIFLFKKRGGFFISVLTDPTTGGVSASFAFLGDVIIAEPKALIGFAGPRVIEQTIRQRLPEGFQRAEFLLSHGIIDMIIERKELKKKALFPSFPLFLKKRGEFSSPLSNP
- a CDS encoding PEGA domain-containing protein, translated to MEEEKRDEDVVERLAREFLNGMEERKKPEEPLPIYEEAKKEAYVPSYEVPLTEKEPPLPTLEEPKEEPQPTFEVPIPTFEKEEVEPYPEKEKPEIRPSDEKIEEMLAKLEEEEKGVSLPKEPVKVEEEEEEEFAEIPEAPEEEILEKRPKKTKKDLRLIKIVLIGCLLGGIIGGGVYFGKNYLKDSLKPIINLVNLNLVNKIFKPSCELRVSSNPSECDLFVDDIVKGKTPITIKKLSSGDHNIRIEKEGFKPYISVISVTSRKPIDITATLEPEIKEKIKEEIITGTGSVIVKTEPKDALIYIDGARIAKMPYFLLSGTHSIRVQKDGFSKFAKIIEIKPKEARTVFVCLTPILGSIFIDSIPRGGCVLFNGGNCGKTPLILKAIFPWKPCRITIKKNGYFDWNGITFVEPNQRTRIMASLKKSEGQRVRGLEGRESGGWGVGSQREEKGVIPYKIKEEKWIVPSLPAKREEKTIESASLLELKRAIESFKEKVKLETPVVPSFPEEPYLKREFPPVIKEKPKQQPLGGGPGYCFITSIPSQADIFLDGRLIGKTPIREFAISPGRHTLKASLSGFKDDEKEIIVSAETTNFFNFSLSK